The DNA region CCAACGGCAGCGCCAAGAATTGCTCCAAGTGCAGTATTGCCAGCTAACTTACCAACTAATGCGCCTGCAACCGCGCCACCACCAACACCCACTGCAGCACCTTTTTGCGTCTGATTTGCATTATTCCAAGTGCTACATGAAGCCAACATCATCGCAATAGCGACAAGGCTTAATAAGGGTAATTTTAAATATTTCATAGAATTAATTTATGCGTTTCCCTCGCCAAAATGTGTGCCAATCCAACCTTTTATTACATTAAAACTTTGATAATTATATATTTAGGTAATTCATTAGAGCGTCATAATTTTGTTTTAGTTCATTTTCATAATTTTCCTTTCCAAAGAAATAACGAACAACATAATCATAACGTTGCAAGGTCGCTACCACGTCAGAAACCTCCGCTTTATTGATGCGAATATTTACAATAAGATAACCTGTCTCTGGTTCCGTATAAGTATTCAATTGCATTATGCCGGCATCATTTGTCTCCACTAGACGCGACAACTCCCCGAAAGAAAAATTATGTCTATCCATTTCCAAAGTGATCAATGCGCCTGGAGCATCATCACAACCAATCATTAAAGATATTTTTTGCAAAAGAGTCTCTGTTGTGATAATTCCTTGATATTTATTATCCGAATTATGTACGGGTAATATCTGCAAATGATTGGCTAACATCACACGAAGAGCACTACAGATATGCTCATTTTCCATGATCTGCAATGGTTGATGTGCATTATCCAAATGAATGCTCACTTCCGTTGCATCTTGTAATTGCGTTCTAGTTATAATGCCTAATAATACATCATTTTCCAAAACTGGAATGGTGTAAATATGTGTCTGATCCATCAACTCTAAGATAGAAGCTATGGAGGCATTATTTTCTATAAAAGGATATTGTGTTTCAATTGCTTGTTGGCATAACATATACAAAGCATTTAAAT from Rhizosphaericola mali includes:
- a CDS encoding CBS domain-containing protein, which codes for MLCQQAIETQYPFIENNASIASILELMDQTHIYTIPVLENDVLLGIITRTQLQDATEVSIHLDNAHQPLQIMENEHICSALRVMLANHLQILPVHNSDNKYQGIITTETLLQKISLMIGCDDAPGALITLEMDRHNFSFGELSRLVETNDAGIMQLNTYTEPETGYLIVNIRINKAEVSDVVATLQRYDYVVRYFFGKENYENELKQNYDALMNYLNI